In the genome of Methylotenera mobilis JLW8, the window CATTTTGATTGCATCGTCGCCAGTGAACACAACCTCAGCATCAGGCTTCATGGTTACTTCGCCCATCACCGCTTTGAGACCTGCCGCTTCTAGCGCTTCCTTCACCGCTATAAAGTCAGCTGGTGGCGTAATCACTTCAATACTGCCGTCATCGTTGGTCACCACGTCTTCCGCACCCGCTTCAAGCGCAACTTCCATCACTTTATCTTCTGAGGTACCAGGCTCATACACCAAGCTACCACAGTGCTTAAACATAAACGCAACGGAACCATCCGTACCCAAGTTACCGCCGTGCTTGCTTAAGGCATGACGCACGTCCATTACTGCGCGCTGCTTATTGTCGGTTAAACAATCAATAATGATCGCAGCACCGTTGATGCCATAGCCTTCGTAACGAATTTCCTCGTAGCTCACACCCTCCAACTCACCCGTACCTTTTTTGATGGCACGTGTGATGTTGTCTGATGGCATGTTTTCTTCTTTTGCCAAGGCAACGGCCGCACGTAGGCGTGGGTTCATATTGGGGTCACCGCCACCAAGACGGGCTGACACCGTGATTTCTTTGATGATTTTAGTAAAAATCTTACCGCGTTTTGCGTCTTGACGACCTTTGCGGTGTTGAATATTTGCCCACTTACTATGACCTGCCATGTTTAGATCCTAAATTCCAACTAAATAAGGCGGATTTTATCACATGCGTTTACCCAAATTACAGGCTTTTAAATGGTGAGGCTTGAGGGAAATGACTGGTGTCAATCGCATCTAGGCACTAAACCTAGATGCGATGAACTGATGCCGCTACTCTTGCCCGATTGCCGGGTCAACAGGGGCATGCTTTTTAATGCTAACGAAAGAAATAATCACTAACGATAATGCGATTAACACCATGCCAATCAACTCCATACGATTAGGCACTTCGTTTAACTGTATCCATGCTGCTAGGACGCCAATCACCGGTGCCAACATAGATGCCATACTGGCGACGCCTGCAGGTAAAATCT includes:
- a CDS encoding YebC/PmpR family DNA-binding transcriptional regulator — protein: MAGHSKWANIQHRKGRQDAKRGKIFTKIIKEITVSARLGGGDPNMNPRLRAAVALAKEENMPSDNITRAIKKGTGELEGVSYEEIRYEGYGINGAAIIIDCLTDNKQRAVMDVRHALSKHGGNLGTDGSVAFMFKHCGSLVYEPGTSEDKVMEVALEAGAEDVVTNDDGSIEVITPPADFIAVKEALEAAGLKAVMGEVTMKPDAEVVFTGDDAIKMQKILDALEDLDDVQDVYTSAVIEE